In Polaribacter sp. L3A8, a genomic segment contains:
- a CDS encoding tetratricopeptide repeat protein — protein sequence MKSIQLILLFVTFSIATSCTTEPNKQITNVNDYNSYLTTTKNIALENSTSEYNFWKTKLDKTPNQFPYNAKLAAANTTMFKITGNIDALKKAEQNLLIANEKTNYNSAGYLRSLARNYISQHRFKEALALVTKAESIGENLQQSHYMLIDVYLELGNLPKVEEYLSKVKNFKDFDYLIRVSKYNDHIGNLDNAIKYLEAALVIAKSSNNTYLTQWNYTNLADYYGHAGRIKDSYNTYLSALALDKNDSYAKKGIAWIVFSHERNPAEALRILETVTKENAAPDYHLLKAEIAEYMGDVVEKENQIKKYVAKVANKKYGVMYHKYDVLLFADDVTKTEKAITLAEQEVKGRATAQSYDLLAWSHFKNGNVKKALEISRNHVIGKTFEPEALLHTAYILKGNGEVEEARLLKTELLGAIYELGPLTEKEIKNI from the coding sequence ATGAAATCTATCCAACTAATTTTATTATTTGTAACTTTTTCAATAGCAACTAGTTGCACTACAGAACCAAACAAGCAAATAACAAACGTAAATGACTATAATAGTTATTTAACAACTACTAAAAATATAGCTTTAGAGAACTCAACATCAGAATATAATTTCTGGAAAACAAAGCTAGATAAAACACCAAACCAATTTCCTTATAATGCAAAATTAGCTGCAGCAAATACCACCATGTTTAAAATTACGGGTAATATTGATGCACTAAAAAAAGCAGAACAAAACTTATTAATTGCCAATGAAAAAACAAATTATAATAGCGCTGGTTATTTAAGAAGTTTGGCAAGAAACTATATTTCTCAACATCGTTTTAAAGAAGCTTTGGCTTTGGTAACAAAAGCGGAATCTATTGGTGAGAATTTACAACAATCACATTATATGTTAATTGATGTGTATTTAGAATTAGGAAACTTACCTAAAGTAGAAGAATACTTATCTAAAGTGAAAAATTTTAAAGATTTCGATTATTTAATTAGAGTCTCTAAATACAATGATCACATAGGTAATTTAGACAATGCAATTAAATATTTAGAAGCAGCATTAGTTATTGCAAAATCTTCTAACAATACGTATTTAACGCAATGGAATTATACAAATTTAGCAGATTATTATGGTCATGCAGGTAGAATTAAAGATTCTTATAATACGTATTTAAGTGCCTTAGCATTAGATAAAAATGATAGTTATGCTAAAAAAGGAATTGCTTGGATTGTTTTTTCTCACGAAAGAAATCCTGCAGAAGCATTGCGCATTTTAGAAACAGTTACAAAAGAAAACGCAGCGCCAGATTATCATTTATTAAAAGCAGAAATTGCAGAGTACATGGGAGATGTTGTCGAAAAAGAAAATCAAATTAAAAAATATGTAGCAAAAGTAGCGAATAAAAAATACGGTGTAATGTATCATAAATACGACGTTTTATTATTTGCAGATGATGTTACAAAAACAGAAAAAGCAATAACACTTGCAGAACAAGAGGTTAAAGGACGCGCTACTGCACAATCTTACGATTTATTAGCTTGGTCTCACTTTAAAAACGGAAATGTAAAAAAAGCGCTAGAAATCTCTAGAAACCATGTAATTGGTAAAACTTTTGAACCAGAAGCTTTATTACATACGGCTTATATTTTAAAAGGAAATGGAGAAGTTGAGGAAGCTAGATTGTTAAAAACTGAATTATTAGGTGCCATATATGAGTTAGGTCCTTTAACAGAAAAAGAGATAAAAAATATTTAA
- a CDS encoding ion transporter — translation MNTNDKKPSWKHRLHEIIYEADTKEGKFFDVILLIAIIASILLVMLESIESFDAKYHTYLNISEWIITILFSIEYILRVVAINKPFKYIFSFYGIIDFLSTIPKYLSLVIVGSHHFAALRALRLLRVFRILKLARYVGASNKLLIALKASKAKIAVFLFFVVILCIILGTIMYMVEGAVNGFTSIPRSVYWAIVTLTTVGFGDIAPQTPLGQLIASIIMILGYGIIAIPTGIVSSEMTKNTDNKIHTNTQACPNCGKENHKDGAEFCYNCGSKLN, via the coding sequence TTGAATACAAACGATAAGAAACCTTCTTGGAAACACAGACTCCATGAAATTATTTATGAAGCAGACACTAAAGAAGGTAAATTTTTTGATGTAATATTATTAATTGCCATCATTGCTAGTATTTTATTGGTGATGCTAGAAAGTATCGAAAGTTTTGATGCTAAATATCATACCTATTTAAATATTTCTGAATGGATTATTACCATTCTGTTTTCTATAGAATATATATTAAGGGTTGTTGCCATAAACAAACCTTTTAAATATATTTTTAGTTTCTACGGTATTATCGATTTTCTATCTACCATACCAAAATACTTATCGCTTGTAATTGTTGGTTCTCATCATTTTGCTGCACTAAGAGCATTACGCTTACTTAGAGTTTTTAGAATTTTAAAATTAGCAAGATATGTTGGTGCATCTAATAAACTGTTAATAGCTTTAAAAGCAAGTAAAGCAAAAATAGCAGTTTTCTTATTTTTTGTAGTGATATTATGTATCATTTTAGGAACCATTATGTATATGGTAGAAGGAGCCGTAAATGGTTTTACTAGTATTCCTAGAAGTGTCTATTGGGCAATTGTTACCTTAACCACAGTTGGTTTTGGAGACATTGCGCCACAAACACCATTAGGGCAATTAATTGCTAGCATTATTATGATTTTAGGATATGGTATTATTGCCATTCCTACAGGAATTGTAAGCTCGGAAATGACTAAAAATACCGATAATAAAATACATACAAACACACAAGCTTGCCCAAACTGTGGGAAAGAAAACCATAAAGATGGCGCAGAATTCTGTTACAATTGTGGTAGTAAATTAAACTAA
- the miaA gene encoding tRNA (adenosine(37)-N6)-dimethylallyltransferase MiaA produces MTSNNFLITIVGPTAIGKTALSIQLANHFKSDIISCDSRQFYKEMTIGTAVPDADELAAAKHHFIQNRSVFEDYNVGSFERDTLAKLDELFKENPVQIMVGGSGLYVDAVLKGLDYFPEVDPKIRETLNLQLEKEGVEVLQEQLKELDLETYNIIELQNPKRVMRALEVCIGSGIPYSTFKNKPKAPRNFTSIKIGLDADRQIIYDRINMRVDIMIKNGLLEEAKTLYPHKNLNALQTVGYRELFSYFDGDFTKEFAISEIKKNTRRFAKRQGTWFKRDKNTLWFDYQTDINTIITEISDKINISKL; encoded by the coding sequence ATGACTTCTAATAATTTTTTAATTACCATTGTAGGGCCAACCGCAATTGGTAAAACAGCGTTAAGTATTCAATTAGCAAATCATTTTAAGAGTGATATTATTTCTTGTGATTCTAGACAGTTTTACAAAGAAATGACAATTGGTACCGCAGTGCCAGATGCAGATGAATTGGCAGCAGCAAAACATCACTTTATACAAAATAGAAGTGTTTTTGAAGATTATAATGTAGGTTCTTTTGAAAGGGATACACTTGCTAAACTAGACGAACTTTTTAAAGAAAACCCAGTACAAATAATGGTTGGTGGTTCTGGTTTATATGTAGATGCAGTTTTAAAAGGATTGGATTATTTCCCCGAAGTAGATCCGAAAATTAGAGAAACGTTAAATCTACAATTAGAAAAAGAAGGTGTAGAAGTACTACAAGAACAATTAAAAGAATTAGACTTAGAGACTTATAACATAATAGAGTTACAAAACCCAAAAAGAGTAATGAGAGCTTTAGAGGTTTGTATAGGTTCTGGTATTCCCTATTCTACTTTTAAGAACAAACCCAAAGCACCTAGAAATTTTACTTCTATTAAAATAGGATTAGACGCAGATCGACAAATTATTTACGATAGAATAAATATGCGTGTAGACATCATGATAAAAAATGGCTTGCTAGAAGAAGCAAAAACATTATACCCTCATAAAAATTTAAATGCTCTACAAACGGTAGGTTATAGAGAATTGTTCTCTTATTTTGACGGTGATTTTACCAAAGAATTTGCCATTTCAGAAATTAAAAAAAACACCCGAAGGTTTGCAAAACGACAAGGCACTTGGTTTAAGAGGGATAAAAACACCTTGTGGTTCGATTATCAAACCGATATAAACACCATTATTACTGAAATTTCTGATAAAATTAACATATCAAAACTATAA
- a CDS encoding OmpH family outer membrane protein, producing MKSKIIFIAIALLSTISIAQSKVGTVDSEYILSLMPETKIVLERSQNYGAKLDSSFNIKVKTYQTKVDAFKKNEKTLGELAKQGAYKELAELEADIKKYQQNGNKLMQLKQDELMRPLYKKLSEAITTVSKAGKYTQILTVSGNDFAYIDNNFDITKLVLNNLGIVMPTETEE from the coding sequence ATGAAATCAAAAATTATATTTATTGCTATTGCTTTGTTAAGCACCATTTCTATTGCACAATCTAAAGTAGGTACAGTAGATAGCGAATATATTTTAAGCCTAATGCCAGAAACAAAAATTGTTTTAGAAAGATCTCAAAATTACGGTGCAAAATTAGATTCTTCCTTTAATATTAAAGTAAAAACCTATCAAACCAAAGTAGATGCTTTTAAAAAGAATGAAAAAACACTTGGTGAACTCGCTAAACAAGGAGCATATAAAGAATTAGCAGAATTAGAAGCTGATATTAAAAAATATCAACAAAACGGAAACAAGTTAATGCAATTAAAGCAAGACGAATTAATGCGTCCTTTGTATAAAAAATTAAGTGAAGCTATCACTACCGTTTCTAAAGCAGGTAAATACACACAAATTTTAACCGTTTCTGGTAACGATTTTGCATACATAGACAACAATTTTGACATTACAAAACTAGTATTAAACAACTTAGGTATCGTAATGCCAACTGAAACTGAAGAATAA
- the msrA gene encoding peptide-methionine (S)-S-oxide reductase MsrA, which translates to MNILKSITFVSFSLLLISCFGFTNKKETQLKVTYIAKENTKVAYFASGCFWCVEAIFESVNGVEEAVSGYAGGNTLNPTYKSIGTGKTGHAETVAVYYNPNKVSFQTLVTVFFGSQDPTTKNGQHPDYGSQYRSIAFYTTDAEKQIIENTITQLNKDVYNGKIATEVTKFKKFYKAEEYHQDFERRNPNQGYVKAVSVPRLNKFKKKFPQLLKSDVH; encoded by the coding sequence ATGAATATTTTAAAGTCAATTACTTTTGTTAGTTTCTCTCTATTATTAATTTCTTGTTTTGGTTTTACTAATAAAAAGGAAACCCAACTTAAAGTCACTTATATTGCTAAAGAAAACACCAAAGTAGCTTATTTTGCTAGTGGTTGTTTTTGGTGTGTAGAAGCTATTTTTGAAAGTGTAAATGGAGTAGAAGAAGCAGTTTCTGGTTATGCAGGCGGCAACACATTAAACCCAACTTATAAAAGTATTGGAACCGGAAAAACGGGGCACGCAGAAACTGTTGCGGTGTATTATAACCCCAATAAAGTTTCTTTTCAAACTTTGGTAACCGTGTTTTTTGGTTCTCAAGATCCAACTACAAAAAACGGACAACATCCAGATTACGGTTCGCAGTACAGGTCTATCGCTTTTTATACAACCGATGCTGAAAAGCAAATTATAGAAAATACTATTACCCAGTTAAATAAAGATGTCTATAACGGTAAAATAGCAACGGAAGTTACCAAATTTAAAAAGTTTTATAAAGCAGAAGAATACCATCAAGATTTTGAACGTAGAAACCCTAACCAAGGATATGTAAAAGCAGTTTCTGTACCTAGATTAAATAAATTTAAAAAGAAATTTCCTCAACTTTTAAAAAGTGATGTGCATTAA
- the dnaX gene encoding DNA polymerase III subunit gamma/tau has product MEHFIVSARKYRPQNFADVVGQQAITNTLEKAIKNNHLAQALLFTGPRGVGKTSCARILAKNINQQDAEISADEDFAFNIFELDAASNNSVDDIRSLTEQVRIPPQTGKYKVYIIDEVHMLSQAAFNAFLKTLEEPPAHAIFILATTEKHKIIPTILSRCQIFDFKRIGVLDAKNYLKVICEKENITAEDDALHIIAQKADGAMRDALSIFDRVISFSGSNLTREAVTENLNVLDYETYFNMTDLMLTNKIPQVLNAFNVVLSKGFEGHHFINGLASHFRDLLVAKDKATLLLLEVGDAAKKKYLEQATKASIPFLMQSIEKANQCDLNYRASKNQRLLVELTIMQIASITFDGEKKKSANYIIPATFFQALSPAVKEIAKPIQKKAEVVQPPKVETPKPRLAKPILKSSGRRVSSLSLKSIHEKKVEKKVVEEENFDNHPKDPFTQEKLQNLWKEYIALLINKGERSMASIVGTDVPKLGENFKISFMVPNKLMEDQFKKGRSKLVNFLRAGLNNYGISLTVTLNETIEKKFAYTPQEKYNKMREINPLLDKLRQTFELDM; this is encoded by the coding sequence ATGGAGCATTTTATAGTTTCTGCGCGTAAATACCGTCCTCAAAACTTTGCGGATGTTGTTGGGCAACAAGCCATTACAAACACGTTAGAAAAGGCTATAAAAAATAATCACTTAGCACAAGCCTTGTTATTTACAGGCCCGCGTGGAGTTGGTAAAACTTCTTGTGCTAGAATATTGGCTAAAAACATCAATCAACAAGATGCCGAAATTTCTGCTGATGAAGATTTTGCTTTTAATATTTTTGAATTAGATGCTGCTTCTAACAATTCTGTTGATGATATTAGAAGTTTAACAGAGCAAGTTCGTATTCCGCCACAAACAGGTAAGTACAAAGTATATATTATAGATGAGGTACACATGCTATCTCAGGCAGCTTTTAATGCTTTCTTAAAAACGTTAGAAGAACCACCTGCACATGCTATTTTTATTTTAGCAACTACAGAAAAACATAAAATTATTCCGACAATTTTATCTCGTTGTCAAATTTTCGATTTCAAACGAATTGGTGTTTTAGATGCTAAAAATTATCTAAAAGTAATTTGCGAAAAAGAAAATATTACAGCAGAAGATGATGCTTTGCATATTATCGCCCAAAAGGCGGATGGAGCTATGCGTGATGCTTTGTCTATTTTTGATAGAGTTATTAGTTTCTCTGGAAGTAATTTAACAAGAGAAGCCGTTACCGAAAACCTGAATGTATTAGACTACGAAACGTATTTTAATATGACAGATTTAATGCTAACAAACAAAATACCACAAGTACTAAATGCTTTTAATGTAGTATTAAGTAAAGGTTTTGAAGGGCATCACTTTATAAACGGATTGGCAAGTCATTTTAGAGATTTACTAGTAGCCAAAGACAAAGCTACTTTACTGTTGTTAGAAGTTGGTGATGCCGCTAAAAAGAAATATTTAGAGCAAGCCACAAAGGCAAGTATTCCGTTTTTAATGCAATCTATAGAAAAAGCAAATCAATGCGATTTAAACTATAGAGCTAGTAAAAATCAGCGACTGCTGGTAGAATTAACCATTATGCAAATTGCCTCTATCACTTTTGATGGAGAAAAAAAAAAATCAGCTAACTACATAATTCCCGCTACATTTTTTCAGGCGCTTTCACCAGCTGTAAAAGAAATTGCAAAACCGATTCAGAAAAAAGCTGAAGTTGTGCAACCACCTAAAGTTGAAACGCCTAAACCTAGATTAGCAAAACCTATTTTAAAATCGTCTGGAAGACGTGTTTCTTCTTTATCCTTAAAGAGTATTCATGAAAAAAAGGTAGAGAAAAAAGTTGTTGAAGAAGAAAATTTTGACAATCACCCGAAAGATCCATTTACCCAAGAAAAGTTACAAAATCTTTGGAAAGAATATATTGCCTTATTGATTAATAAAGGGGAACGAAGTATGGCTTCTATTGTTGGTACAGATGTGCCAAAATTAGGTGAGAACTTTAAAATTTCTTTTATGGTACCTAACAAATTAATGGAAGATCAATTTAAAAAAGGTAGGTCTAAATTAGTAAATTTCTTAAGAGCAGGACTTAATAATTATGGTATTAGTCTTACCGTTACTCTAAATGAAACCATAGAAAAAAAGTTTGCTTATACTCCACAAGAAAAGTATAATAAAATGAGAGAAATAAATCCTCTTTTAGATAAATTACGCCAAACTTTTGAATTAGATATGTAA
- a CDS encoding MutS-related protein — protein MPVFSANLFFHYKNKHSVAYYLNGVNQLSRTLKISQKLAKNPEIVTHFKNLSFIDDMKSIKFKTEFIAFEKNISDEILFFFCFFFAESIKILFNVEYLVFYSFLDAITKKRKSIEDLFLFIGKIDAAISTASLKSGNLKICIPTFNDINELKVNGIYHPLIDNCITNDTHLLNKSMLLTGSNMSGKTTFIRTVAINSILAQTLNLCFAQSYTAPFYKIHSSIRITDDLLENTSYYLQEVLTIKELIEASKATTPCLFVLDEIFKGTTNTIERVSGGKAILSYLNKKNHTVLVSTHDIELTELLVEDNYDLYHFSEEIEENNLFFDHKIKQGKLKTRNAIKILDLYKYPSEIIKEAKEIEANYFNRE, from the coding sequence ATGCCTGTTTTTTCTGCAAATCTATTTTTTCATTATAAAAATAAACACAGTGTTGCCTATTATTTAAATGGTGTAAACCAACTATCTAGAACCTTAAAAATAAGTCAAAAATTAGCTAAAAACCCTGAAATAGTTACTCATTTTAAAAACCTCTCTTTTATAGATGATATGAAATCTATTAAATTTAAAACAGAATTTATCGCTTTTGAAAAAAATATAAGTGATGAAATTTTATTCTTTTTCTGTTTTTTTTTTGCAGAAAGTATTAAGATACTGTTTAATGTAGAGTATTTGGTTTTTTATAGTTTTTTGGACGCTATCACTAAAAAACGAAAAAGTATAGAAGACCTATTTCTTTTTATAGGGAAAATTGACGCAGCTATTTCTACCGCTTCTTTAAAGTCTGGAAACTTAAAAATTTGTATACCTACTTTTAATGATATTAATGAATTAAAAGTAAATGGAATTTACCATCCTTTAATTGATAATTGTATTACAAATGATACGCATCTTTTAAATAAAAGTATGCTTTTAACAGGTTCTAATATGTCTGGTAAAACCACTTTTATAAGAACAGTTGCTATTAATAGTATTTTAGCGCAAACATTAAATTTATGTTTTGCACAATCTTATACTGCTCCTTTTTACAAAATACATTCCTCTATTAGAATTACAGATGACTTATTAGAAAACACAAGTTATTATTTACAAGAAGTGCTTACTATAAAGGAATTAATAGAAGCTTCTAAAGCTACAACCCCTTGTTTGTTTGTATTGGATGAAATTTTTAAAGGAACTACTAATACTATCGAAAGAGTTTCTGGTGGAAAAGCTATTTTATCCTATTTAAATAAGAAAAATCATACCGTTTTAGTTTCTACACACGATATAGAATTGACAGAATTATTAGTAGAAGATAATTACGATTTATATCACTTTAGTGAAGAAATTGAAGAAAATAATCTATTTTTTGATCACAAGATAAAACAAGGGAAACTAAAGACTAGAAATGCTATTAAAATTCTAGATTTGTATAAATATCCTTCAGAAATAATTAAAGAAGCCAAAGAGATAGAAGCTAATTATTTTAACCGAGAATAA
- a CDS encoding cation:proton antiporter → MLELAGIIILGILAQWVAWKFKIPAILPLILIGLLVGPIAAEFLSEDGSKWIEPIWNGEKGLFPGESLYYFVSLAISIILFEGGLTLKRNEIKNVGPVITKLITLGSAITFFGAGIVAHYIFELGWDLSFLFSGLIIVTGPTVITPILRNIPLKKDISTVLKWEGILIDPIGALVAVLVFEFISVGGDGGFTKTALMEFGKILLFGTTFGFTFAHALAYAINRKLIPHYLLNVVSLSTVLLVFVESELFAHESGLLAVVVMGMVLGNGKLSNLKELLYFKESLSVLLISILFILLSANINIEDLLLLYTWKTAALFAIVVFVIRPLAVFASTRNSKLKLNEKLFISWVGPRGIVAAGIASLFGSKLMKQGVEGAEYITPLVFMIVLGTVLFNATTARLFAKMVGVFLKSSESILFVGASSPARLIAQYLKGKGKRVILIDSNKDYIKKALKEDLEAFRIDIYNEVLSDNIELNDVGYLIAMTGSEDVNKFAVNSFAKDFGEQGAYRLATSEEILKTDVSIEEQRGFFTPKDDYINLSEAFRDNPKIYEVEISTEEEYDEMLSKLFKELRSVLLFVKKDEKLYLISEFEKAKLTKENCTLIYLGKNVKTI, encoded by the coding sequence ATGTTAGAATTAGCAGGAATAATTATTTTAGGAATATTAGCACAATGGGTAGCGTGGAAATTTAAAATCCCTGCAATTTTACCGTTAATATTAATAGGTTTATTGGTGGGACCTATTGCTGCAGAATTTTTAAGTGAAGATGGTAGCAAATGGATAGAGCCAATTTGGAATGGAGAAAAAGGGCTGTTCCCAGGAGAGAGCTTGTATTACTTTGTTTCTTTAGCCATCAGTATTATACTTTTTGAAGGTGGATTAACGCTAAAAAGAAATGAAATTAAAAATGTAGGTCCCGTAATTACAAAATTAATTACACTGGGCTCTGCAATTACGTTTTTTGGTGCTGGTATTGTTGCACATTATATTTTTGAATTAGGTTGGGATCTTTCTTTCCTTTTTTCTGGATTAATAATAGTTACCGGACCAACAGTAATCACTCCAATTTTAAGAAACATTCCGCTAAAGAAAGACATTTCTACTGTTTTAAAATGGGAAGGAATTTTAATTGATCCAATTGGTGCTTTGGTTGCTGTATTGGTGTTTGAGTTTATTAGCGTTGGTGGAGATGGTGGTTTTACAAAAACGGCTTTAATGGAGTTTGGTAAAATTTTACTTTTTGGAACCACTTTTGGGTTTACGTTTGCACACGCTTTGGCTTATGCTATTAATAGAAAATTAATTCCGCATTATTTATTAAATGTAGTTTCACTTTCAACAGTTTTATTAGTTTTTGTAGAATCGGAGTTATTTGCACACGAGTCTGGCTTATTAGCAGTAGTTGTTATGGGAATGGTTTTAGGAAATGGTAAATTAAGTAACTTAAAAGAATTGCTTTATTTTAAAGAATCTTTAAGTGTTTTATTAATTTCAATTCTATTTATTTTATTGTCGGCAAACATCAATATAGAAGATTTACTTTTATTGTATACTTGGAAAACGGCAGCGCTTTTTGCTATTGTAGTTTTTGTAATTAGACCTTTAGCAGTTTTTGCAAGTACTAGAAACTCTAAATTAAAACTAAACGAAAAATTATTTATAAGTTGGGTTGGACCTCGTGGAATTGTAGCTGCAGGTATTGCATCTTTATTTGGTAGCAAGTTAATGAAACAAGGAGTAGAAGGAGCAGAGTATATTACACCTTTAGTTTTTATGATTGTTTTAGGAACCGTTTTATTTAATGCAACTACAGCACGTTTGTTTGCTAAAATGGTAGGTGTTTTTCTTAAAAGTTCTGAATCTATTTTATTTGTAGGAGCATCTAGTCCTGCAAGATTAATTGCGCAATATTTAAAAGGTAAAGGGAAACGAGTTATTTTAATTGACTCTAATAAAGATTATATTAAAAAAGCTTTAAAAGAAGATTTAGAGGCTTTTAGAATTGATATTTATAATGAGGTTTTATCTGATAATATAGAATTAAATGATGTTGGTTATTTAATTGCAATGACGGGTAGTGAAGATGTAAATAAATTTGCAGTAAATAGTTTTGCAAAAGATTTTGGAGAACAAGGTGCATATAGATTGGCTACCTCAGAAGAGATCTTAAAAACGGATGTAAGTATAGAGGAACAAAGAGGCTTCTTTACGCCTAAAGATGATTATATTAATCTAAGTGAGGCATTTAGAGACAATCCTAAGATTTATGAAGTAGAAATTAGTACAGAAGAAGAATATGATGAAATGCTTTCTAAATTATTTAAAGAATTAAGATCTGTACTTTTATTTGTGAAAAAAGACGAAAAATTATACTTAATATCAGAATTTGAAAAAGCAAAATTAACTAAAGAAAATTGTACGTTAATCTATTTAGGAAAAAACGTGAAGACTATTTAA
- a CDS encoding universal stress protein, whose amino-acid sequence MQNIHKILIGIAFSPNLKANIFEAVRLANMFNAELVGVHVGTKSQQKKIDLTTLLSAADPLKKSFKAIWKEGNPVDVILETCTVENIDFLILGALQKENLLKYYVGSIARKITRKAPCSVLLLIKPSIARVPCNHIVVNGLKDDRTEETIKTAFVVAKYLECSKITIVEEVSQNELQVKVSDDKTLRQATITRERLKTREDQRVKTILKDINCNDITITTQSIFGKRGYSIGHYAKVKRADLLIMNAPNKLGFFDRIFPHDLEYILSQLPTDVLIVK is encoded by the coding sequence TTGCAAAATATTCATAAAATTCTAATTGGCATTGCATTTTCCCCAAATTTAAAAGCCAACATATTTGAAGCTGTAAGACTCGCAAATATGTTTAATGCTGAATTGGTAGGAGTTCATGTAGGAACAAAATCACAACAAAAAAAAATAGACTTAACAACGCTATTATCTGCAGCAGACCCTTTAAAAAAATCCTTTAAAGCGATTTGGAAAGAAGGAAACCCAGTAGATGTTATTCTAGAAACTTGCACTGTAGAAAACATAGACTTCCTTATTTTAGGAGCATTACAGAAAGAAAACCTCTTAAAATATTATGTGGGTTCTATTGCTAGAAAAATTACTAGAAAAGCTCCTTGTTCTGTTTTACTGTTAATTAAACCGTCAATAGCGAGAGTACCATGTAACCATATTGTGGTAAATGGGTTAAAAGATGACAGAACAGAAGAAACGATTAAAACAGCTTTTGTTGTTGCTAAATATTTAGAATGTAGTAAAATTACTATTGTAGAAGAAGTGAGTCAGAATGAACTACAAGTAAAAGTAAGTGATGATAAAACACTAAGACAAGCTACAATTACAAGAGAAAGGTTAAAAACAAGAGAAGACCAGCGTGTAAAAACCATTTTAAAAGATATAAATTGTAATGATATTACCATAACAACACAAAGTATTTTTGGAAAAAGAGGCTATTCTATTGGACATTATGCCAAAGTAAAAAGAGCTGATTTGCTAATTATGAACGCACCAAATAAACTTGGTTTTTTCGATAGAATCTTCCCTCACGATCTTGAGTATATTTTATCTCAATTACCAACCGATGTTTTAATAGTTAAATAG